One Pyxicephalus adspersus chromosome 3, UCB_Pads_2.0, whole genome shotgun sequence genomic window carries:
- the SF3A2 gene encoding splicing factor 3A subunit 2, producing MDFQHRAGGKTGSGGVASASESNRDRRERLRQLALETIDINKDPYFMKNHLGSYECKLCLTLHNNEGSYLAHTQGKKHQTNLARRAAKEAKEAPAQPAPEKVKVEVKKFVKIGRPGYKVTKQRDQEVGQQSLLFQIDYPEIAEGIMPRHRFMSAYEQRIEPPDRRWQYLLMAAEPYETIAFKVPSREIDKIEGKFWTHWNKETKQFFLQFHFKMEKPPTTTSIPPAPPGVKRPPPPPLINGMPPRPPLPENMPPPPPGGMPLPPIPPGAPAPPGPPPQLPPAPGVPPPGVPLPVPPPPSLPPPGVPPPGVPPPPPNPAVPPPGVPPPGIPPPGIPPPGVPPPPTPGVPPPPPAPGVPPPAPGVLPPGPMPPMMRPPLPSEGPTNIPPPPPAN from the exons ATGGATTTCCAACACAGAGCCGGTGGCAAAACCGGCAGTGGTGGAGTTGCGTCTGCCTCTGAAAGCAACAGGGATAGAAGAGAGCGTCTCCGGCAGCTGGCCTTAGAGACAATTGATATTAACAAG gacccttattttatgaaaaatcaCCTGGGCTCATACGAATGCAAACTTTGCCTTACTCTTCACAATAATGAG GGTAGCTACCTGGCCCACACACAAGGAAAGAAACATCAGACTAATTT GGCTCGGCGAGCAGCAAAGGAAGCTAAAGAAGCCCCTGCACAACCAGCACCTGAGAAAGTGAAAGTTGAGGTTAAAAAGTTTGTTAAGATTGGAAGACCTGGATATAAAG TCACAAAACAAAGGGATCAAGAGGTGGGTCAGCAGTCACTGCTGTTTCAG ATTGACTATCCAGAAATAGCAGAGGGCATCATGCCCAGACATAGATTCATGTCAGCTTATGAACAGAGGATAGAACCACCAGACAGACGTTGGCAGTATCTGTTAATGGCAGCAGAGCCCTATGAAACCATTGCTTTTAAG GTTCCTAGCAGAGAAATTGACAAGATTGAAGGGAAGTTCTGGACACATTggaataaagaaacaaaacag TTCTTCTTGCAGTTTCATTTCAAGATGGAAAAACCTCCTACAACAACCAGCATCCCCCCTGCACCTCCTGGTGTCAAAAGGCCTCCACCTCCACCACTTATAAATGGGATGCCACCTCGACCACCCTTGCCTGAAAACATGCCACCACCTCCACCTGGTGGCATGCCATTACCTCCTATTCCTCCTGGGGCACCAGCACCACCAGGGCCACCTCCCCAACTACCTCCAGCTCCTGGTGTTCCACCTCCTGGTGTGCCGCTTCCTGTCCCCCCGCCACCATCCCTGCCACCACCAGGTGTACCTCCCCCTGGTGTACCACCACCACCTCCCAATCCTGCAGTTCCTCCTCCTGGAGTTCCTCCCCCTGGAATACCACCTCCTGGTATTCCTCCACCGGGGGTTCCCCCTCCTCCTACTCCTGGAgttcctccccctcctcctgctccAGGAGTGCCACCTCCAGCACCTGGAGTTCTACCTCCAGGACCTATGCCTCCAATGATGAGACCTCCTTTGCCAAGTGAAGGACCTACAAATATTCCCCCACCACCTCCAGCCAATTGA
- the PLEKHJ1 gene encoding pleckstrin homology domain-containing family J member 1 — protein MRYNDKELVSLSRQRAEKAAELGMKGPKKGSVLKKRLVKLVVNFLFYFRADEEEPIGALLLEHCRVIKEEEKCFSIHFIDEPDRKYVFECSNREQCDEWVDALKNASYEFMRRSLLFYRNEILRMTGKDPLEQYGISAESRFQLEPPAM, from the exons ATGAGGTACAATGACAAGGAGCTGGTGTCCCTCTCCAGGCAGAGGGCGGAGAAGGCTGCTGAGTTAGGTATGAAGGGCCCCAAGAAAGGAAGCG TACTGAAGAAGCGCCTGGTAAAACTGGTTGtgaattttctgttttacttcCGTGCTGATGAGGAGGAG CCCATTGGAGCACTTCTTTTAGAGCATTGCAGAGTGATAAAAGAAGAGGAGAAATGTTTCTCAATAC ACTTTATTGATGAGCCAGACAGGAAGTATGTGTTTGAATGCAGCAACCGGGAACAATGTGATGAATGGGTAGATGCATTGAAAAATGCAAG CTATGAATTCATGAGGAGGAGTCTTCTTTTTTACCGAAATGAAATCCTAAGAATGACTGGGAAG GACCCATTGGAGCAGTATGGAATATCTGCAGAATCACGGTTTCAGCTGGAACCTCCAGCCATGTAA